Proteins encoded in a region of the Frondihabitans sp. 762G35 genome:
- the rdgB gene encoding RdgB/HAM1 family non-canonical purine NTP pyrophosphatase: MTRVVLATHNAHKVAELQRILGASLVGIELVTYDGPEPVEDGDTFEANALIKARAASEYTGLPAIADDSGIAVDALDGAPGIHSARYAGTRDDTDNLELLLTNLEGVADRRASFVCAAALVVPPPTGAVGPDGPAEMAASDEHVELATWPGTVLTEAAGSGGFGYDPIFRPDDETRSAAELTVAEKDSTSHRAQAFQALAPRIAALA, translated from the coding sequence GTGACCCGCGTCGTCCTCGCCACGCACAACGCCCACAAGGTCGCCGAGCTCCAGCGCATCCTGGGGGCGTCGCTCGTGGGCATCGAGCTCGTGACGTACGACGGCCCCGAGCCCGTCGAGGACGGCGACACCTTCGAGGCGAACGCGCTGATCAAGGCGCGCGCGGCCTCCGAGTACACCGGCCTGCCCGCGATCGCGGACGACTCCGGGATCGCCGTCGACGCCCTCGACGGGGCTCCGGGGATCCACTCCGCCCGCTACGCCGGCACCCGCGACGACACCGACAACCTCGAGCTGCTGCTGACGAACCTCGAGGGCGTCGCCGACCGGCGCGCGTCGTTCGTCTGCGCCGCGGCCCTCGTGGTCCCGCCGCCGACCGGGGCCGTCGGACCGGACGGACCCGCCGAGATGGCCGCCAGCGACGAGCACGTCGAGCTGGCGACCTGGCCGGGGACGGTGCTGACGGAGGCGGCAGGATCCGGGGGCTTCGGGTACGACCCGATCTTCCGTCCCGACGACGAGACCCGCAGCGCCGCCGAGCTCACGGTCGCCGAGAAGGACTCGACGAGCCACCGGGCGCAGGCGTTCCAGGCTCTCGCCCCGAGGATCGCCGCGCTCGCCTGA
- the murI gene encoding glutamate racemase produces MTDAAIGVFDSGVGGLTVSRAIIDQLPRESIVYVGDTAHSPYGPKPIAEVREYALEVMDDLVAQGVKLLVIACNTASAAVLRDARERYTGPHGIPVVEVIQPAVRAAMKQTRSSRVGVIATEGTVTSRAYEDAFAAAPDLTLFTRACPRFVEFVEDGDTSSAELLAVAETYLAPLRDARIDTLVLGCTHYPLMSAAIQYVMGPDVTLVSSAEETANDVYRTLVAHGLERRSVEPPTYDFQATAIDQAPFIRLAKRFLGPEVSRVGHLETGTIDLPAGFGRASR; encoded by the coding sequence GTGACGGACGCAGCGATCGGAGTCTTCGACTCGGGAGTCGGCGGCCTTACCGTGTCCCGCGCGATCATCGACCAGCTGCCCCGCGAGTCGATCGTCTACGTGGGCGACACCGCGCACAGCCCCTACGGGCCGAAGCCGATCGCCGAGGTGCGCGAGTACGCGCTGGAGGTCATGGACGACCTGGTCGCGCAGGGCGTCAAGCTCCTCGTGATCGCGTGCAACACGGCGTCGGCGGCCGTGCTGCGCGACGCCCGCGAGCGGTACACGGGTCCGCACGGCATCCCCGTCGTCGAGGTCATCCAGCCGGCCGTCCGGGCGGCGATGAAGCAGACCCGGTCGTCGCGCGTCGGCGTGATCGCGACGGAGGGCACGGTGACCTCGCGAGCGTACGAGGACGCCTTCGCCGCGGCTCCGGACCTGACCCTCTTCACGCGGGCGTGCCCGCGTTTCGTGGAGTTCGTCGAGGACGGCGACACCTCGAGCGCCGAGCTCCTCGCGGTCGCCGAGACCTACCTCGCCCCTCTCCGCGACGCACGCATCGACACGCTCGTGCTCGGCTGCACCCACTACCCGCTCATGTCGGCCGCCATCCAATACGTGATGGGCCCCGACGTGACCCTGGTCTCCAGTGCCGAGGAGACGGCGAACGACGTCTATCGCACGCTCGTCGCCCACGGGCTCGAGCGGCGGAGCGTCGAGCCGCCCACCTACGACTTCCAGGCCACCGCGATCGACCAGGCCCCGTTCATCCGGCTGGCCAAGAGGTTCCTCGGACCCGAGGTCTCGCGGGTCGGGCACCTGGAGACCGGCACCATCGACCTCCCGGCCGGCTTCGGTCGGGCCTCCCGCTGA
- the ligA gene encoding NAD-dependent DNA ligase LigA codes for MSTADQQTESEAARDGAGGLEAARDEAQALTTRILELRDQYYESNASTVSDADYDALMRRLEALEREHPELQKSDSPTQTVGGRAETTQFAPVEHAERMLSLDNVFSLEELQEWAAKVERDAGAERVRFLSELKIDGLAINLRYENGVLVTAATRGDGVVGEDVTGNVLTMGSIPARLSGTGHPALVEVRGEIFFPVEEFDQLNAAQREAGERVFANPRNAAAGSLRQKEEGKSPEKRALMIARLRRLRMLVHGIGAWPVPELERDTDVTSQSEIYGLLGSWGLPISTHFRVFDTVDEVGAFITRYGERRASVEHQIDGIVVKVDDLGLHEELGATSRAPRWATAFKYPPEEVNTKLLDIVVSVGRTGRATPFAVMQKVEVAGSEVRQATLHNQQVVKAKGVLIGDTVVLRKAGDVIPEVLGPVVELRDGSEREFVMPTVCPECGTPLAPAKEGDIDLRCPNSESCPAQVRGRVEHIASRGSLDVEGLGEVAAAALTQPFEPAEPPLRTEAGLFDLTLDDIVPIRVVVRDAETGMEKLESDGRPKVMTPFGREVKGRGDQAGTVSFLPSKRAETVLANLEKAKTSPLWRILVGLSIRHVGPVAARALADYFGSLDAIRAASREELAAVDGVGGIIADALLDWFDVAWHREIIERWTAAGVQFTTPGHPGPGAAEAAGGVLAGLTVVATGSLEGFSREGAQEAILAAGGKAGNSVSKKTDFVAAGPGAGSKLTKAETLGVRIIDAAQFALLVTEGPAALES; via the coding sequence ATGTCGACCGCCGACCAGCAGACGGAGTCCGAGGCGGCGCGCGACGGGGCGGGAGGGCTCGAGGCGGCGCGCGACGAGGCGCAGGCGCTCACCACGCGCATCCTGGAGCTCCGCGACCAGTACTACGAGTCGAACGCCTCGACCGTCTCCGACGCCGACTACGACGCGCTGATGCGCCGGCTCGAGGCGCTCGAGCGCGAGCACCCCGAGCTGCAGAAGTCCGACAGTCCCACGCAGACGGTGGGCGGTCGGGCGGAGACGACGCAGTTCGCGCCCGTCGAGCACGCCGAGCGGATGCTCAGCCTCGACAACGTGTTCAGCCTCGAGGAGCTCCAGGAGTGGGCCGCCAAGGTCGAGCGCGACGCCGGGGCCGAGCGCGTGCGCTTCCTCTCGGAGCTCAAGATCGACGGTCTGGCCATCAACCTGCGCTACGAGAACGGTGTGCTCGTGACGGCCGCGACCCGCGGAGACGGCGTCGTCGGGGAGGACGTCACGGGCAACGTGCTCACGATGGGCTCGATCCCGGCGCGACTGTCGGGCACCGGGCATCCTGCGCTCGTCGAGGTCCGGGGCGAGATCTTCTTCCCGGTCGAGGAGTTCGACCAGCTCAACGCCGCCCAGCGGGAGGCCGGGGAGCGGGTCTTCGCCAACCCGCGCAACGCCGCCGCCGGGTCCCTCCGCCAGAAGGAGGAGGGCAAGAGCCCTGAGAAGCGCGCGCTCATGATCGCGCGGCTGCGGCGGCTCCGGATGCTCGTGCACGGGATCGGCGCCTGGCCGGTCCCCGAGCTGGAGCGCGACACCGACGTGACGAGCCAGTCCGAGATCTACGGGCTCCTCGGCTCCTGGGGTCTGCCCATCTCGACCCACTTCCGCGTCTTCGACACGGTCGACGAGGTCGGCGCCTTCATCACGCGCTACGGCGAGCGACGGGCCTCCGTCGAGCACCAGATCGACGGCATCGTCGTCAAGGTCGACGACCTCGGCCTGCACGAGGAGCTCGGCGCCACGAGCCGCGCGCCGCGGTGGGCCACGGCCTTCAAGTACCCGCCCGAGGAGGTCAACACGAAGCTCCTCGACATCGTGGTGAGCGTCGGCCGCACCGGCCGCGCCACCCCGTTCGCCGTCATGCAGAAGGTGGAGGTCGCCGGGTCCGAGGTCCGCCAGGCGACGCTCCACAACCAGCAGGTCGTGAAGGCCAAGGGCGTCCTGATCGGCGACACGGTCGTCCTCCGGAAGGCCGGCGACGTGATCCCCGAGGTCCTCGGCCCGGTCGTGGAGCTCCGCGACGGCAGCGAGCGCGAGTTCGTGATGCCCACGGTCTGCCCCGAGTGCGGCACCCCGCTCGCACCGGCGAAGGAGGGCGACATCGACCTCCGCTGCCCCAACTCCGAGAGCTGCCCGGCACAGGTGCGGGGTCGGGTCGAGCACATCGCCTCCCGGGGCTCGCTCGACGTCGAAGGGCTCGGCGAGGTCGCCGCCGCCGCGCTGACGCAGCCGTTCGAGCCGGCCGAGCCGCCGCTGCGCACGGAGGCGGGCCTGTTCGACCTCACCCTCGACGACATCGTGCCGATCCGGGTCGTCGTCCGCGACGCCGAGACCGGGATGGAGAAGCTCGAGTCCGACGGGCGCCCGAAGGTGATGACGCCGTTCGGGCGCGAGGTGAAGGGGCGGGGCGACCAGGCCGGAACCGTCAGCTTCCTCCCGTCGAAGCGGGCGGAGACGGTGCTCGCGAACCTCGAGAAGGCGAAGACGAGCCCGCTCTGGCGCATCCTGGTCGGCCTGAGCATCCGGCACGTCGGCCCCGTCGCGGCCCGCGCACTCGCCGACTACTTCGGCTCTCTCGACGCCATCCGCGCCGCCAGTCGTGAGGAGCTCGCCGCGGTCGACGGGGTGGGCGGCATCATCGCCGATGCGCTCCTCGACTGGTTCGACGTCGCCTGGCACCGGGAGATCATCGAGCGCTGGACAGCAGCGGGCGTCCAGTTCACGACGCCCGGCCACCCCGGGCCCGGTGCAGCGGAGGCGGCGGGCGGCGTGCTCGCCGGGCTCACCGTCGTCGCGACGGGCTCGCTCGAGGGCTTCTCCCGCGAGGGGGCGCAGGAGGCGATCCTGGCCGCCGGCGGGAAGGCGGGCAACAGCGTCAGCAAGAAGACCGACTTCGTGGCCGCGGGCCCCGGAGCGGGATCGAAGCTCACGAAGGCGGAGACCCTCGGGGTACGCATCATCGACGCGGCTCAGTTCGCGCTCCTGGTGACCGAGGGCCCGGCCGCGCTCGAGTCCTGA
- a CDS encoding DUF3039 domain-containing protein, which translates to MSDTGIAGGGAGGGLDVLDRELEKLLNDEQIDPGDHERFSHYVPKNKIMESALTGKPVKALCGKKWTPGRDPEKFPVCPTCKEIFEKMKSD; encoded by the coding sequence ATGAGTGACACAGGTATCGCAGGCGGCGGTGCGGGCGGCGGTCTCGACGTCCTCGACCGCGAACTCGAGAAGCTCCTCAACGACGAGCAGATCGACCCCGGCGACCACGAGCGCTTCTCGCACTACGTGCCGAAGAACAAGATCATGGAGTCCGCGCTGACCGGCAAACCGGTCAAGGCGCTCTGCGGCAAGAAGTGGACCCCGGGTCGCGACCCGGAGAAGTTCCCGGTCTGCCCGACCTGCAAAGAGATCTTCGAGAAGATGAAGTCCGACTAG
- the rph gene encoding ribonuclease PH — protein MTTRADGRAADQLREVTIEKGWSAQAEGSALVSFGGTKVLCTASFTNGVPRWLTGKGKGWVTAEYAMLPRATNSRNDRESVKGKIGGRTHEISRLIGRSLRAVVDTKALGENTIVLDCDVLQADGGTRTAAITGAYVALAEAIEWGRANRFIGQKAVPLIDSVSAVSVGIIDGEPMLDLAYVEDVRAETDMNVVVTGRGLFVEVQGTAEGAPFDRSELNSLLDLALAGAVDLSRIQTETLEATGADS, from the coding sequence ATGACGACACGCGCCGACGGACGCGCAGCCGACCAGCTGCGCGAGGTCACCATCGAGAAGGGCTGGAGCGCCCAGGCCGAGGGCAGCGCCCTCGTCAGCTTCGGCGGCACGAAGGTCCTCTGCACCGCCTCGTTCACGAACGGCGTCCCGCGCTGGCTGACCGGCAAGGGCAAGGGCTGGGTGACGGCGGAGTACGCGATGCTCCCTCGCGCCACGAACTCGCGAAACGACCGCGAGAGCGTCAAGGGCAAGATCGGCGGCCGGACGCACGAGATCTCGCGCCTGATCGGACGGAGCCTCCGCGCCGTCGTCGACACCAAGGCCCTCGGCGAGAACACGATCGTTCTCGACTGCGACGTCCTCCAGGCCGACGGCGGCACGCGGACGGCCGCCATCACCGGCGCCTACGTGGCGCTCGCCGAGGCCATCGAGTGGGGCCGCGCGAATCGCTTCATCGGGCAGAAGGCCGTGCCCCTCATCGACAGCGTGTCGGCCGTCTCGGTCGGAATCATCGACGGCGAGCCCATGCTCGACCTCGCCTACGTCGAGGACGTCCGAGCCGAGACCGACATGAACGTCGTCGTCACGGGCCGGGGTCTCTTCGTGGAGGTGCAGGGCACGGCCGAGGGTGCGCCCTTCGACCGGTCCGAGCTGAACTCGCTGCTCGATCTCGCCCTCGCCGGCGCCGTCGACCTCAGCAGGATCCAGACCGAGACGCTCGAAGCCACCGGGGCCGACTCGTGA
- a CDS encoding ABC transporter permease, with translation MVARLLRLRLLSIANTVRFGLRPAAAALVTVAVVLIASIVVASLVSGLRSAPLAEVKALVVGGGSLVLVAFAVAPFASSRAGWGDPRRLFGYGASTDQAAVGLALAGAIGLPALALLIVGPGYVRAWGTGSGTAWLATVAAVLAGVTALLLALVATTLNARITARRSRDLLVGGGIVVALLLVPLVVDLVRIALPGGYDGSGALADALAWTPFGAALALPAHALAGDGGRVAADLVVALATIALLWIGWRALVSRALHRAEAPEPAGRRVGLGWFDLAVASPAGAVAGRSLTYWTRDARYRWSLVVLPFLPVVVVPLGIAGMDWRQLALIPVPLMCLLLGFIPHNDVAYDNTALWMHLASNVRGLADRVGRLAPPLVLGLPIAVIGSLVAVFLHGDVSAFPAEFGLGLALLLSGLGLSSILSAALPYAAVRPGDDPFQQPQSTGAASGWSQSVMFVGTVLVSAPTGWLAVRATVGGQPELASTALVAGVVTGLVVLVLGVAIGSAVFSRRAPELLAFALRS, from the coding sequence ATGGTTGCACGACTTCTCCGACTGAGGCTCCTCTCGATCGCCAACACCGTCCGCTTCGGGCTTCGCCCCGCGGCCGCGGCGCTCGTGACGGTCGCCGTCGTCCTCATCGCCTCGATCGTCGTGGCCTCCCTGGTGAGCGGCCTCCGATCGGCTCCGCTGGCCGAGGTCAAGGCGCTCGTCGTCGGCGGCGGCTCGCTCGTGCTCGTCGCGTTCGCGGTGGCGCCGTTCGCCTCGTCGCGCGCCGGCTGGGGCGACCCCCGCCGCCTCTTCGGTTACGGCGCCTCGACCGACCAGGCGGCGGTCGGGCTCGCTCTGGCCGGCGCGATCGGTCTCCCCGCTCTGGCGCTCCTCATCGTCGGTCCCGGGTACGTGCGGGCGTGGGGAACCGGGTCGGGAACGGCCTGGCTCGCGACCGTCGCCGCGGTCCTCGCCGGAGTCACGGCGCTCCTGCTCGCGCTCGTCGCGACGACCCTCAACGCGCGCATCACGGCCCGACGCTCGCGCGATCTCCTCGTCGGCGGGGGGATCGTCGTCGCCCTGCTCCTCGTGCCGCTCGTGGTCGATCTGGTCCGCATCGCCCTGCCCGGAGGGTACGACGGTTCCGGCGCCCTCGCCGACGCTCTCGCCTGGACCCCGTTCGGCGCCGCTCTGGCCCTCCCGGCGCACGCCCTGGCGGGTGACGGCGGCCGCGTCGCCGCCGACCTCGTCGTCGCGCTCGCGACCATCGCCCTCCTGTGGATCGGCTGGCGCGCTCTCGTCTCCCGTGCCCTCCACCGAGCCGAAGCCCCCGAACCGGCGGGTCGGCGAGTCGGTCTCGGCTGGTTCGACCTGGCCGTCGCGAGCCCCGCGGGCGCGGTCGCCGGTCGCAGTCTCACCTACTGGACGCGCGACGCGCGATACCGCTGGTCGCTGGTCGTCCTGCCGTTCCTGCCCGTGGTGGTCGTTCCCCTGGGGATCGCCGGCATGGACTGGCGCCAGCTCGCGCTGATCCCGGTGCCGCTGATGTGCCTCCTGCTCGGCTTCATCCCGCACAACGACGTCGCCTACGACAACACGGCGCTCTGGATGCACCTGGCGAGCAACGTCCGCGGCCTGGCCGATCGGGTCGGACGCCTCGCGCCGCCCCTGGTGCTCGGGCTGCCCATCGCCGTCATCGGCTCGCTGGTCGCGGTGTTCCTGCACGGGGACGTGTCGGCGTTCCCGGCCGAGTTCGGCCTCGGCCTGGCGCTCCTGCTGTCCGGTCTGGGCCTGTCGAGCATCCTCTCCGCCGCGCTCCCGTACGCCGCGGTGCGCCCGGGCGACGACCCGTTCCAACAGCCGCAGTCGACCGGCGCCGCGTCCGGCTGGTCGCAGTCGGTGATGTTCGTGGGGACCGTCCTGGTCTCGGCCCCGACCGGGTGGCTCGCCGTGCGGGCGACGGTGGGTGGGCAGCCGGAGCTGGCGAGCACGGCCCTCGTGGCGGGTGTCGTCACCGGTCTCGTCGTGCTGGTCCTCGGCGTCGCGATCGGCTCGGCGGTCTTCTCCCGGCGGGCACCCGAGCTGCTCGCGTTCGCGCTCCGCTCCTGA
- a CDS encoding MFS transporter encodes MSTTSSTFSMRSVALSAFLPAALFAIGEGAIIPIIPVVSDSLGATLALSAFVASLILVGELIGDIPSGWLVSRIGERTAMIGAALVSVVGLLVCVVAPDVWVLALGVFLIGLSTAVFALARHAFMTSFVPPEIRARALSSLGGVFRFGYFVGPLLSAAVIHLTGSTQSAFWIHIAGCLAAAGVLLVLKDPTAAARGDERRALRARTARESAATGPDDRTAGEREVAAEAQGLFPTLWRHRGVLVKLGSGAALIGAMRAGRQVILPLWAVSIALGSTETALIIGIAGAIDFALFYTSGQIMDRWGRLWSAMPCMVGLGISYLALSLTHALPDNVGWFIGVALFMSVANGIGSGILMTLGADLADKENPAPFLGAWRFTGDFGSAAAPLLIAGLTALVTISFASGVMGVLGFVGAGILLRYVPRYSPHQPHLKR; translated from the coding sequence ATGTCGACGACCTCCTCCACCTTCTCGATGAGGTCGGTGGCCCTCTCGGCATTCCTGCCGGCCGCCCTCTTCGCGATCGGCGAGGGCGCCATCATCCCGATCATCCCCGTCGTGTCCGACAGCCTCGGAGCGACCCTCGCTCTCTCGGCCTTCGTCGCCTCCCTCATCCTCGTCGGGGAGCTCATCGGCGACATCCCGAGCGGTTGGCTCGTCTCGCGCATCGGCGAGCGGACCGCCATGATCGGAGCCGCCCTCGTCAGCGTCGTCGGCCTCCTCGTCTGCGTCGTCGCACCGGACGTCTGGGTGCTGGCCCTGGGCGTCTTCCTGATCGGGCTCTCGACGGCCGTCTTCGCGCTGGCGCGGCACGCCTTCATGACGAGCTTCGTGCCTCCCGAGATCCGCGCCAGGGCGCTGTCGAGCCTCGGCGGCGTCTTCCGGTTCGGCTACTTCGTCGGGCCGCTCCTCTCGGCGGCGGTCATCCACCTCACCGGGTCGACCCAGTCGGCCTTCTGGATCCACATCGCCGGCTGCCTCGCCGCCGCCGGCGTCCTCCTCGTCCTGAAGGATCCGACGGCCGCCGCCCGCGGCGACGAACGCCGCGCCCTCCGCGCCCGGACCGCGCGGGAGTCGGCCGCGACCGGCCCCGATGACCGCACGGCCGGCGAGCGCGAGGTCGCCGCCGAGGCGCAGGGTCTCTTCCCGACCCTCTGGCGCCATCGCGGCGTCCTCGTCAAGCTCGGCAGCGGGGCGGCCCTGATCGGGGCGATGCGGGCCGGGCGCCAGGTGATCCTGCCCCTCTGGGCCGTCAGCATCGCCCTCGGGTCGACCGAGACGGCCCTCATCATCGGGATCGCCGGAGCCATCGACTTCGCCCTCTTCTACACGAGCGGCCAGATCATGGACCGCTGGGGGCGGCTGTGGAGCGCCATGCCCTGCATGGTCGGCCTCGGGATCAGCTACCTCGCCCTCTCCCTCACCCACGCGCTGCCCGACAACGTCGGCTGGTTCATCGGCGTGGCCCTGTTCATGTCGGTCGCGAACGGCATCGGCTCGGGCATCCTGATGACCCTCGGCGCCGACCTCGCCGACAAGGAGAACCCCGCACCCTTCCTCGGGGCGTGGCGCTTCACCGGCGACTTCGGCAGCGCCGCCGCGCCGCTCCTCATCGCCGGGCTCACGGCTCTCGTGACGATCTCGTTCGCCAGCGGGGTCATGGGCGTCCTGGGGTTCGTCGGCGCGGGCATCCTGCTCCGGTACGTCCCGCGGTACTCCCCGCACCAGCCGCATCTGAAACGCTGA
- a CDS encoding DedA family protein has product MLPLATIPFLNPEELIHSFGPWAVLGICAIIFAETGLLIGFIFPGDTLLILAGVIAAKDAYGLGLPILLIAFLIALAAFLGGELGYLIGHKVGPRIFERKESGLFSSENVKRTNAFFVKFGAFAVILARFVPVVRTFTPIAAGIAHMPYRKYSLYNAIGALAWGFGITMLGYGIGHIPPVAAFVEKYIDIILLAAVLVSVVPALLQVFRTSRKAKKADGDATPGERAGDSSPAQP; this is encoded by the coding sequence ATGCTGCCCCTGGCGACGATTCCCTTCCTGAACCCCGAGGAGCTCATCCACTCCTTCGGGCCGTGGGCCGTGCTCGGCATCTGCGCGATCATCTTCGCCGAGACCGGCCTGCTCATCGGCTTCATCTTCCCGGGCGACACGCTCCTGATCCTCGCCGGCGTCATCGCGGCGAAGGACGCCTACGGGCTCGGGCTGCCGATCCTGCTGATCGCGTTCCTGATCGCCCTCGCGGCGTTCCTCGGCGGCGAGCTCGGCTACCTGATCGGGCACAAGGTCGGCCCGCGCATCTTCGAGCGCAAGGAGAGCGGGCTCTTCTCGTCCGAGAACGTCAAACGCACCAACGCGTTCTTCGTGAAGTTCGGCGCGTTCGCGGTCATCCTCGCCCGCTTCGTACCCGTCGTGCGCACGTTCACGCCCATCGCCGCCGGCATCGCGCACATGCCGTACCGGAAATACTCGCTCTACAACGCGATCGGCGCTCTCGCCTGGGGCTTCGGCATCACGATGCTCGGCTACGGGATCGGGCACATCCCTCCCGTGGCGGCCTTCGTCGAGAAGTACATCGACATCATCCTGCTGGCCGCTGTCCTCGTCTCCGTGGTGCCGGCGCTCCTGCAGGTCTTCCGCACGAGCCGCAAGGCCAAGAAGGCGGACGGCGACGCGACGCCCGGCGAGAGGGCCGGCGACTCCTCGCCCGCTCAGCCGTAG
- the mnmA gene encoding tRNA 2-thiouridine(34) synthase MnmA, translating into MKVLAAMSGGVDSAVAAARAVDAGHDVVGVHLALSRMPGTLRTGSRGCCTIEDSMDAQRAANMIGIPYYVWDFSERFKLDVVDDFVAEYSAGRTPNPCMRCNERIKFAALLEKAMALGFDAVATGHYASIVTDADGNKELHRAAAWAKDQSYVLGVLTKEQIDHSMFPLGATPSKAEVRAEAAARGFTVAQKPDSHDICFIPDGDTRGWLAERVGAEPGEILDRAGAVVGSHEGAHAFTVGQRRGLSIGTPAADGKPRFVLEVRPKDNTVVVGPKEALDIAEIAGSVFSWAGLAPEDPTVEFACEVQIRAHADPVAARARVSVVGGRTELVITPETPLNGVAPGQTAVVYVGTRVLGQCTIDRTVSSVPVPAVPITAGAAVS; encoded by the coding sequence ATGAAGGTACTGGCAGCGATGAGCGGCGGCGTCGACTCGGCCGTGGCGGCGGCGCGGGCCGTCGACGCGGGGCACGACGTCGTCGGGGTGCACCTGGCACTGAGCAGGATGCCCGGGACCCTGCGCACCGGGAGCCGCGGCTGCTGCACCATCGAGGACTCCATGGACGCCCAGCGCGCCGCCAACATGATCGGCATCCCCTACTACGTGTGGGACTTCTCCGAGCGTTTCAAGCTCGACGTCGTCGACGACTTCGTCGCGGAGTACTCCGCCGGCCGCACTCCCAACCCGTGCATGCGCTGCAACGAGCGGATCAAGTTCGCCGCCCTCCTCGAGAAGGCGATGGCGCTGGGCTTCGATGCGGTCGCGACCGGCCACTACGCCTCCATCGTCACCGATGCCGACGGCAACAAGGAGCTCCACCGGGCCGCTGCCTGGGCCAAGGACCAGTCGTACGTTCTCGGCGTGCTCACGAAGGAGCAGATCGACCACTCGATGTTCCCGCTGGGCGCGACCCCGTCGAAGGCCGAGGTGCGCGCCGAGGCGGCCGCCCGCGGTTTCACCGTGGCGCAGAAGCCCGACAGCCACGACATCTGCTTCATCCCGGACGGCGACACTCGAGGGTGGCTGGCCGAGCGCGTGGGCGCCGAGCCGGGGGAGATCCTGGACCGGGCAGGAGCCGTCGTCGGCAGCCACGAGGGCGCGCACGCCTTCACCGTGGGGCAGCGGCGCGGCCTCAGCATCGGGACTCCCGCGGCCGACGGCAAGCCGCGGTTCGTGCTCGAGGTGCGCCCGAAAGACAACACGGTGGTCGTCGGCCCGAAGGAGGCACTCGACATCGCGGAGATCGCCGGTTCCGTCTTCTCCTGGGCGGGTCTGGCGCCCGAGGACCCGACCGTCGAGTTCGCGTGCGAGGTGCAGATCCGCGCCCACGCGGATCCCGTCGCGGCACGCGCGCGCGTGTCGGTGGTCGGCGGTAGAACAGAACTGGTCATCACGCCGGAGACGCCCCTCAACGGGGTCGCCCCCGGTCAGACCGCGGTCGTCTACGTGGGCACGCGAGTGCTCGGGCAGTGCACCATCGACCGCACCGTCAGTTCCGTCCCGGTCCCCGCTGTACCAATTACCGCTGGCGCGGCCGTTTCGTAG
- a CDS encoding nicotinate phosphoribosyltransferase — MLDAALRDGTALRESVFEVFTRRLPSGRRYGVVAGTGRFLAELERFRFGDDELSWLEAESVVDKRTVDWLADYRFTGTIHGYREGEVYFPNSPVLVVESSFAEAVLLETLALSVFNYDSAVASAAARMVAAADGRPLAEMGSRRTGEWSAVAAARAAFIAGFDATSNLEAGRTWGIPTMGTAAHAFTLLHDSEEAAFRSQVDALGPSTTLLVDTYDIPEAVATAVRVAGPELGSVRIDSGDLPQLVAEVRAQLDSFGATSTKITVTNDLDEFTIAALRAAPVDSYGVGTSVVTGSGHPAASMVFKLVAHRNDAGDWVSVGKKSAEKATVGGRKFPVRARRNGFASEEIVRVGSTEVGPSERTLLVPLVVDGVVDQRWLGPEGTRLAREHRAAAVGELPRAAFSLGRGEPVIQTRYDLKG; from the coding sequence ATGCTCGATGCGGCCCTGCGCGACGGGACGGCGCTCCGGGAGAGCGTCTTCGAGGTCTTCACCAGGCGGCTTCCGTCGGGGCGGCGCTACGGAGTCGTGGCCGGCACGGGCCGCTTCCTCGCCGAACTGGAGCGCTTCCGCTTCGGCGACGACGAGCTCTCCTGGCTCGAGGCCGAGAGCGTCGTCGACAAGCGCACCGTCGACTGGCTCGCCGACTACCGCTTCACCGGCACCATCCACGGCTACCGGGAGGGGGAGGTCTACTTCCCCAACTCGCCCGTCCTCGTCGTGGAGTCCAGCTTCGCCGAGGCGGTCCTCCTCGAGACCCTCGCGCTCAGCGTCTTCAACTACGACTCCGCCGTGGCGAGCGCCGCCGCCCGCATGGTCGCCGCCGCCGACGGCCGGCCGCTCGCGGAGATGGGCTCGCGCCGCACCGGCGAGTGGAGCGCCGTCGCCGCCGCCCGCGCCGCCTTCATCGCGGGGTTCGATGCGACCAGCAACCTCGAGGCCGGGCGCACCTGGGGTATCCCCACGATGGGCACGGCCGCGCACGCCTTCACTCTCCTCCACGACTCGGAGGAGGCCGCGTTCCGCTCGCAGGTCGACGCCCTGGGCCCCTCGACCACGCTCCTGGTCGACACCTACGACATCCCCGAGGCCGTCGCGACGGCGGTCCGCGTGGCCGGGCCGGAGCTCGGGTCCGTCCGGATCGACTCCGGCGACCTCCCGCAGCTCGTCGCCGAGGTGCGCGCCCAGCTCGATTCGTTCGGCGCCACCTCGACGAAGATCACCGTCACGAACGACCTCGACGAGTTCACCATCGCGGCGCTTCGCGCGGCACCCGTCGACAGCTACGGCGTCGGGACGAGCGTGGTCACCGGGTCCGGGCATCCTGCGGCCTCGATGGTCTTCAAGCTCGTCGCGCACCGGAACGACGCCGGCGACTGGGTCTCCGTCGGCAAGAAGTCGGCCGAGAAGGCCACCGTCGGGGGCCGCAAGTTCCCCGTGCGCGCCCGGCGCAACGGTTTCGCGTCGGAGGAGATCGTCCGTGTCGGATCCACCGAGGTGGGACCGTCGGAGCGGACCCTGCTCGTACCGCTCGTCGTGGACGGCGTGGTCGACCAGCGCTGGCTGGGGCCGGAGGGGACGCGCCTCGCCCGGGAGCACCGGGCCGCGGCCGTCGGCGAACTCCCCCGCGCGGCCTTCAGCCTCGGTCGAGGCGAGCCCGTCATCCAGACGCGATACGACCTGAAGGGCTGA